The window TTAGAAAAATATAAAGATTTAAGAAACAGGTTTATAAATATACCTACACTTAAAAACTTTGAAGATTTAATTAATAAAGCTATTGATCCAGATAAAAATATAAAGGATGATGCTTCAATTGAATTAAGAGAGTTAAGATTTCAAAAGAAAAATATGGTAACAAATATAAAAAGAAAATTTGAAGAAATTTTCTCAAATGCAAATTTTGCAAAAGCTATTCAGGAAAAAATTATAACAACTAGAGATGGAAGAAGTGTAATACCAATCAAAACAGATTTCAAAGGTCTTATAAAAGGTATTGAACATGATAGATCATCAAGTGGATCTACTGTCTTTATAGAGCCAATATCAATTGTATCTTTAAATAATAAGATGAGAGAACTTGAAGTTAGAGAAAGAGAAGAAATTAGAAAAATCTTATTAAGATTAACTGATCAAGTTAGACTAAACACCTCTATAATAAATGAAATTGGAAATGCAATAATGTATTTAGATATATTAAATGGTAAATCTCAATTTGGTATAGAAAAAAAATGCTCAATTCCTGAAATTAATAATAAAGAGATGCTTTCTTTAGTAAAAGCTAGACACCCATTTATAGATGAAAAGATAGTAGTTCCTTTAACTTTTGAGATAGGAAAAGAATATAATACTTTACTTATAACAGGACCAAATACAGGTGGAAAAACTGTAGCATTAAAAACGGCAGGGCTTTTAACATTAATGACATTAACTGGAATTCCAATTCCTGCAGATGAAAAAACAAGTATTGGATTTTTTAATGGAGTATTTGCAGATATAGGTGATGAACAAAGTATTGAACAATCACTATCTTCATTTTCAGCTCACTTAAAAAATATTCAAGAAATACTTAATTCAGTTACAAAAGCTTCTTTAGTTTTATTAGACGAGTTAGGTTCAGGAACTGATCCAATGGAAGGGTCAGCCTTTGCAATGGCAGTGATAGATTACTTAAAAGATAAAAAGTGTAAATCATTAATAACAACTCACTATAGTGAAGTAAAAGCTTATGGTTATAATGAGTTAGATATAGAGACTGCATCAATGGAGTTCAATGTGGAAACTTTATCACCGACATATAGACTTTTAATAGGTGTTCCTGGAGAAAGTAATGCACTAACAATAGCTAGAAGATTAGGTGTATCTGAAAGCATAATAGAAAGAGCAAAAAGCTATATAAGTGATGAAGATAAAAAAGTAGAAAAAATGATTTTAAATATAAAAGATAAATCTTTAGAATTAGAAAATAAACAAGCGGAAGTTGAGACATTAAAAGCTCAAGCTCAAAAAGATAAAGATGAATATGAGGAAAAATTAAGAGTTTTAGAAAAAGAAAAAAATCAAATTTTAAAAGAAGCTTATGAAAAAGCAGAATTAATGATGAGGGATATGCAAAATAAAGCTGCTGCTTTAGTTAATAAGATACAAAAAGAAGATAAAACTAAAGAGGAAATGAAAGATGTTCAAAAAAAATTAAATATGCTTAGAACATCTTTACAAGAGGAAAAAACTGAAAATGTAGAAGTAAAGCCAAAAGTTGCTAGAAAGATAGATTATAAAGTTGGAGACAGAGTATTCGTAAATAGTTTAAATCAATATGCTATTGTAAATAAAATAAACTTAAATAAAGAGACTCTTAATATTCAAGCAGGAATATTAAAACTTGAGGTATCTATGGATGATGTAAAAACAGTTGTAGAACCAAAAAAGAAAGAGTATAGACCTATAAATGCTCATGCTAAAACTAGAGTAAAAAATGAAATTGACTTAAGAGGAAAGCTTGTAGATGAAGGCATACATGAGCTAGAAACATATATGGATAGAGCTTTAATGAACGGATACACTGAAATATATGTAATTCATGGAAAAGGAACAGGAGCTCTTAGAACAGGTATTATGGATTTCTTAAAAACTTCAAGATATGTAAAAAGCTTTAGAACAGGCGGTCATAATGAAGGAGGAATAGGATGTACTGTGGTGACACTAAAATAACCTTAATTGTTGCTGCTGCGGGTATTGGAAAAAGAATGAATTTAGGATATCCAAAACAGTTTTTAGAGGTAGATGGAAAGCCTTTGTTTTTAAAAGTTTTGGAGGTTGCTGAAGAGAGCTCACTTATAGAAAGCATTGTTATTGTCACAGGACAAGATTCAATAGAAGCAGTTGAGGACTTATGTGAAAAATATAGTATTCAAAAAGTGAAAAAGGTTGTTCAAGGTGGAAGTGAAAGACAATATTCTATTGAAAATGCGTTGGAATATTGTAAAGATAATAGTATAATAGCAGTACAGGACGGAGTTAGACCTTTTTTAAAAGAAAAATATTTTTCTGAAGGTTTAAAAATATTAGAGGAAAATTTAGAAATAGATGGTGCTGTGGTAGGAATCCCATTAAAGGATACAATTAAAAGAATTAATTTAGAGGGAGAAGTTGTAGAAACACCTAAAAGAGATGAATATATAGCTGTTCATACACCACAAATATTTAGAGGACAAATTTTAAAATTAGCTTATAAAAAAGCTAGAGAAGATAATTTTTTAGGAACAGATGATTCGTCTTTAGTTGAAAGAATCGGAGGGCGAATAAAAGTTATAATAGGAGATTATGATAACTTAAAAATTACAACAATTGAGGATTTAAAATTTCTTTAATTAAAAAGGGAGAGATAAATGAACATATTTTTAGCTCAAATGAAGCCAATATTAGGAGATACAGAGAAAAATTTAAAAAAAATAGTTGAGGTTGTTGAAAAAGAGATACAAAAAAATACAGAGATAGTTATTTTTCCAGAACTTTCATTAACAGGATATCTTTTAGAAGAAATGGTGTATGATGTAGCAATAGAAAGAGTTCCACAGATATTATTGGAGTTATCTAAAAAAATATCAATAATTTTTGGAGCTGTTGAACTAGGAGAGGACTTATATCACTATAATACAGCTTTTTATTTAGAGGACGGAGAAGTAAAGCATAAGCATAGAAAAATATATCTGCCGACTTATGGTCTTTTTGATGAAGGAAGATATTTTAAAGAAGGAGATAGAATTAGAGCTTTTGACACAAAATTTGGTAGAGTTGGAATGCTAATATGTGAGGATATTTTTCATCAAAGTAATCCATATGTATTAGGTCAAGATGGAGCACAAATGGTATTTGTAATTGCTAGTAGTCCAACTAGATTAACTGATAAAGGTTTAGAAATAGAAAAAATATGGGAAAATATTTGTAGAACAACATCGATTAGCAATGGATGTTATACAGTTGTTGTAAATAGAGTGGGAGTAGAGGATGGTGTAAACTTCTGGGGTGGAAGTTTTGCAATAAGCCCTTCAGGAGATACAATAGAAAAATTAGAGCAATTTGAAGAGGATGGGAAAAATATCCAAATTGATAAAAAAGAGATAGTAAAAGTTAGATTTGCATCGGGATCATGTAAAAATGAAAAAATAGATTTAGTGCTAAATGAACTAAAAAGAATAAAAAAAAGTAGATAAATTTATTAGAAGGAGTACCGATGAAAAAAACTTTAAAAATAGCTATAGGAATTTTTTGTGGTTTTAGTATTTTAGCTGGTGTATTTTATGCAAGTAAAGAAAATCCTAGAGTTTATTTAAGTGATAGAATAAATGTAGCATATGTAAATGAGGAGATTGATCATAAAAATTTTGATAATGTAATAAATCTTTTAAATAAAGCTGACTTTAATATAGATGATAAGGTTAAAAAAGCTTTAGGTTATGTAAGAGGACTTTATATGGTATCTGATAGTAGTTTTATATCAGATAGAAAAGCATGTGTAGGAATAATAGATTTTGGATATATATATCCTCTTATAGTTTTAAAAGTTGAAACATATTTTGATAAAATTAATGATTTCTATGTTTTAAAAGATGAATATAGAAAAAAATATTTAAATGGAGAAAAAATTTATCTAAAAATAGAAAAAGGGAATTTTATAATTGGAAAAAAAGAGAAAGATATAGAAAGAATTTTAAAAAATGAAAAATATTTTAATCCAAATCTTTTGAATATACTAGATAAAGAGAAAGGAAATAATTTAGGAATGTTAATATTGAATTTAGGAAAAAATCCTCTGGGTGGCTTCGATGAATTTGTGTTAACAGGAGATGTAAATAAAAAAGAACAAGTAATTTTAACTGCAAATATAGGTGGAAAAAACGATATAATAAAAAGTTTTAACGGGATATCTCAAGATGGATTATCAGGAGAAAGAGTTATTGAAAGAAATAAACTTTATTTAAGAAGCACAAGAGATGCTGAGTTAAGATCATTTTTATTCTTTTTAAATTACTTTTCTAAGAATAGTTTTATAGAAGGCATATCTTCTAATATCTATATAAATAATCCAAAAGAAAGTGAACATATATCAAATCTACCAAAAGAGAACGCAGTAAGTGTGGATATAGGGGAAAAACAGTTTGTGTCAGGAGATATAGATATAAAAGTTAAAAATAAAATAATTGGAACAGCAGAATTAAAAGGATTGGCAGAAGAAAATAGATTAAAAATAAGTACAATTTTGAATGAAGAAACAGCTCTTAATCTATTAAAAGCGTTTAAATAGGAGGACATAAGATGATAAAAATATACAATACACTTAAAGGTGAGTTAGAAATATTTAAACCTCTAAAAGAGGGAGAGGTTTCGATGTATGTATGTGGGCCTACAGTTTACAACTATATACATATAGGAAATGCAAGACCAGCAATATTTTTTGATACAGTAAGAAGATATTTTGAATTCAGAGGATATAAAGTTAAGTATGTTCAAAATTTTACAGATGTGGATGATAAAATGATAAAAAAGGCTAATGAAGAGGGAGTAACTCTACAAGATATAGCCAAAAAATATATAGATGCTTATTTTGAGGATACAGCAAAAGTTAATTTAAAAGAGGAAGGAATGATAAGACCTAAAGCAACAGAACATATAGGTGAAATGATAAAAATCATAAAAACTCTTATTGAAAAAGGTTATGCATATGAGTCTCAAGGGGATGTATATTTTGATATAAATAGCTATAAACAAGAGTATGGAGAATTATCAGGCCAAAGTATTGATGACTTAAAAAGTGGAGCAAGAATAGATGTTTCAGAAATAAAAAAAGACCCATTAGATTTTGCACTATGGAAAAAAGCAAAAGATGGAGAACCTTATTGGAATTCACCTTGGGGTAAAGGAAGACCTGGATGGCATATTGAATGTTCAGCAATGTCAAATAAATATTTAGGTGCAACATTTGATATTCATGGTGGAGGACAAGATTTAATATTTCCACATCATGAAAATGAAATAGCTCAATCAAAATGTGGAACAGGAGGAGAGTTTGCTAAGTACTGGATACATAATGGCTATATAAATGTAAAAGGTGAAAAAATGTCTAAATCACTAGGAAATTTCTTTCTTTTAAGAGAAGTTTTAGAGCAGTTTGAAGGAAGAGTGGTAAGATTTTTTATACTGAGCTCTCATTACAGAAAGCCAATAGATTTCTCTGATAATGAATTGATTCAAAGTAAAGCTGGATTAGAAAGAATTGAAAATGCTGTTGCTAGAGGAAAAGAAAAGTTAACTTCAAAACCAGTTGAAAGCGGATCTGATTTAGTAGTTTTAAAAGAAACACTAGAGAGTTCAAAAGATAAATTTGTAAGATGCATGGATGAAGATTTTAATACTGCTGGAGGAATAGGTGCCATCTTTGAGTTAGTAAAGGAATTAAATAAAGCAACTGAAGAGGAGAAAATATCAAAAAATGGATTAGAAGTTTTAGAGGAAACTATTGATTATGTAAGAGTTGTTATGGAGGATGTGCTTGGAGTTTTATTAAAAATTGAAGTTCAAGTTGGAGATATGACAACAGAACTAATAGAATTTCTGTTAGAATTGAGAAGAGAAGCCAGAGATAATAAAGATTGGGCATTTTCAGATAAAGTAAGAGATAGACTTTTAGAGATGGGAATTAAAATAAAGGATGGGAAGGAAAAAACAACATGGTCAATTTAGATGTGCGTGAAGCAAATGGATTAGTTTTAGCGTATTTAGGTGATTGTGTATGGGAACTTTCAGTTAGAACTTATTTTATAAATAAAGGGTATAATATAAAAAATTTAAATAGATTAGTAAAAGAGCATGTAAATGCACAAGCTCAAAGTAAATATTTAAAAAATATAATAGACGAACTAGATGAAGATAAATTAACATTAGTTAATAGATCTAAAAATAGCAATATAAAAACTTTTCCTAAATCGTGTAGTGTAATGGAATACAAAGAAGCTACAGCTTTTGAAGCTTTAATTGGAGCGCTTTATACAGAAGGAAAAATAGATGATATCAATAAAATAGTGGAAAAAAACTTAGGTTAAGGAGTGATAGTAAGTGGGATTCAAATTGAAACTACCTGGATTTAGTAGAAGTATAGGAATAGATTTAGGGACGGCAAACACGCTTGTATATAGCAAAAAACATGGGAAGATAATATTAAATGAACCTTCTGTTGTGGCAGTAGAAAGAGAAAGTAGAAAAGTTTTAGCTGTTGGAAATGAAGCAAAGGATATGTTGGGAAAAACTCCAGATTCGATAGTGGCTGTAAAGCCTTTAAGCGAAGGGGTTATAGCAGATTATGATATAACTGAAGCAATGATAAAATATTTTATAAAAAAAGTTTTTGGAAAATATTCGCTATTTATGCCAGAAGTTATGATTTGTGTACCAATAGATGTAACAGGTGTAGAAAAAAGAGCTGTATTAGAAGCTACTCTTTCAGCGGGAGCTAAAAAAGCTTATTTAATAGAGGAGGCAAGAGCTGCTGCTTTAGGATCAGGAATAGATATATCAGCTCCAGAAGGGAATATGATAGTAGATATAGGTGGAGGATCAACAGATGTTGCTGTAATATCTTTAGGTGGAACAGTTGTAAGCAAGACTATAAGAACAGCTGGAAACAATTTTGATATGGATATAATAAAATATATAAAAAAGACACATACACTATTAATTGGAGATAAAACAGCTGAAAGTATAAAAATGCAAATTGGAACAGCAATTCCTTTAACAGAAGA of the Cetobacterium sp. NK01 genome contains:
- the cysS gene encoding cysteine--tRNA ligase encodes the protein MIKIYNTLKGELEIFKPLKEGEVSMYVCGPTVYNYIHIGNARPAIFFDTVRRYFEFRGYKVKYVQNFTDVDDKMIKKANEEGVTLQDIAKKYIDAYFEDTAKVNLKEEGMIRPKATEHIGEMIKIIKTLIEKGYAYESQGDVYFDINSYKQEYGELSGQSIDDLKSGARIDVSEIKKDPLDFALWKKAKDGEPYWNSPWGKGRPGWHIECSAMSNKYLGATFDIHGGGQDLIFPHHENEIAQSKCGTGGEFAKYWIHNGYINVKGEKMSKSLGNFFLLREVLEQFEGRVVRFFILSSHYRKPIDFSDNELIQSKAGLERIENAVARGKEKLTSKPVESGSDLVVLKETLESSKDKFVRCMDEDFNTAGGIGAIFELVKELNKATEEEKISKNGLEVLEETIDYVRVVMEDVLGVLLKIEVQVGDMTTELIEFLLELRREARDNKDWAFSDKVRDRLLEMGIKIKDGKEKTTWSI
- a CDS encoding Mini-ribonuclease 3, translated to MVNLDVREANGLVLAYLGDCVWELSVRTYFINKGYNIKNLNRLVKEHVNAQAQSKYLKNIIDELDEDKLTLVNRSKNSNIKTFPKSCSVMEYKEATAFEALIGALYTEGKIDDINKIVEKNLG
- the ispD gene encoding 2-C-methyl-D-erythritol 4-phosphate cytidylyltransferase; protein product: MYCGDTKITLIVAAAGIGKRMNLGYPKQFLEVDGKPLFLKVLEVAEESSLIESIVIVTGQDSIEAVEDLCEKYSIQKVKKVVQGGSERQYSIENALEYCKDNSIIAVQDGVRPFLKEKYFSEGLKILEENLEIDGAVVGIPLKDTIKRINLEGEVVETPKRDEYIAVHTPQIFRGQILKLAYKKAREDNFLGTDDSSLVERIGGRIKVIIGDYDNLKITTIEDLKFL
- a CDS encoding nitrilase-related carbon-nitrogen hydrolase translates to MNIFLAQMKPILGDTEKNLKKIVEVVEKEIQKNTEIVIFPELSLTGYLLEEMVYDVAIERVPQILLELSKKISIIFGAVELGEDLYHYNTAFYLEDGEVKHKHRKIYLPTYGLFDEGRYFKEGDRIRAFDTKFGRVGMLICEDIFHQSNPYVLGQDGAQMVFVIASSPTRLTDKGLEIEKIWENICRTTSISNGCYTVVVNRVGVEDGVNFWGGSFAISPSGDTIEKLEQFEEDGKNIQIDKKEIVKVRFASGSCKNEKIDLVLNELKRIKKSR
- a CDS encoding rod shape-determining protein, encoding MGFKLKLPGFSRSIGIDLGTANTLVYSKKHGKIILNEPSVVAVERESRKVLAVGNEAKDMLGKTPDSIVAVKPLSEGVIADYDITEAMIKYFIKKVFGKYSLFMPEVMICVPIDVTGVEKRAVLEATLSAGAKKAYLIEEARAAALGSGIDISAPEGNMIVDIGGGSTDVAVISLGGTVVSKTIRTAGNNFDMDIIKYIKKTHTLLIGDKTAESIKMQIGTAIPLTEEETMTIKGRDLITGLPKSVTVGSEEIREAIMDSLMEIVTCVKDVLEKTPPELAADIIDRGIVMAGGGSLIRNFPELISKHTSLNVRLAESPLESVVKGAGMALDQISILRKIEKAER
- a CDS encoding endonuclease MutS2, with product MNIHSYKVLEFNKLREELSHYMTIEENQEKILELEPFKDINSLRKELDIIKDFMDFLKFDGGFEPAGMKDVTNITRKAQLVGMYLEPEDLWSLNINLRIFRIFKGRLETLEKYKDLRNRFINIPTLKNFEDLINKAIDPDKNIKDDASIELRELRFQKKNMVTNIKRKFEEIFSNANFAKAIQEKIITTRDGRSVIPIKTDFKGLIKGIEHDRSSSGSTVFIEPISIVSLNNKMRELEVREREEIRKILLRLTDQVRLNTSIINEIGNAIMYLDILNGKSQFGIEKKCSIPEINNKEMLSLVKARHPFIDEKIVVPLTFEIGKEYNTLLITGPNTGGKTVALKTAGLLTLMTLTGIPIPADEKTSIGFFNGVFADIGDEQSIEQSLSSFSAHLKNIQEILNSVTKASLVLLDELGSGTDPMEGSAFAMAVIDYLKDKKCKSLITTHYSEVKAYGYNELDIETASMEFNVETLSPTYRLLIGVPGESNALTIARRLGVSESIIERAKSYISDEDKKVEKMILNIKDKSLELENKQAEVETLKAQAQKDKDEYEEKLRVLEKEKNQILKEAYEKAELMMRDMQNKAAALVNKIQKEDKTKEEMKDVQKKLNMLRTSLQEEKTENVEVKPKVARKIDYKVGDRVFVNSLNQYAIVNKINLNKETLNIQAGILKLEVSMDDVKTVVEPKKKEYRPINAHAKTRVKNEIDLRGKLVDEGIHELETYMDRALMNGYTEIYVIHGKGTGALRTGIMDFLKTSRYVKSFRTGGHNEGGIGCTVVTLK